The Pyrodictium delaneyi genome contains a region encoding:
- a CDS encoding DNA primase small subunit domain-containing protein, translated as MPSQQNLQARIMKTRRYLENITRDYYRKRQPSVPPDFRLREFAAQTWTGRSYIRHLSFQSTTAIHKFLVEKAPRHFYYSSARYDQPGIDDMDAKGWRSADIVFDIDADHLPECSNMVVEVETPLGEKASFIDEKCIRYAALRSIILRDILVEEIGIDEKKIVVEFSGNRGFHVTVYLQDTDELARAGPDVRRELVNYIKAVGLLDEILEPWRGLNLRKGRPSPVPPSIILAGARGRLARIMYRLAEASGRRDLARLLAGREPIDYAVYQKQFAELEVRARELLGVEIDEQVTVDTRRLIRAPWSINGKTGLLVVPVEYTSLYEFSISERLSPFTDLDPIRIEVIADVPSNITVLGNRIRLRRGDKPRLPAPVAVYLLSKGVAVVA; from the coding sequence ATGCCATCCCAGCAAAACCTACAAGCACGTATAATGAAGACTAGAAGGTATCTCGAGAATATAACCCGTGATTACTATAGGAAGAGGCAACCCAGTGTACCTCCAGACTTTAGACTACGCGAGTTTGCTGCACAAACGTGGACGGGAAGGAGCTATATCCGCCACCTCTCTTTCCAGAGTACCACGGCTATCCATAAATTCCTTGTAGAAAAGGCTCCTCGGCACTTCTACTACTCTTCAGCTCGTTATGATCAGCCAGGAATAGACGATATGGATGCAAAGGGTTGGCGATCAGCCGACATAGTATTCGATATCGATGCAGACCATCTCCCGGAGTGTTCAAATATGGTTGTAGAGGTTGAGACGCCGCTAGGAGAGAAAGCATCTTTTATTGATGAGAAGTGTATAAGATATGCAGCTTTAAGGAGCATAATTTTGAGAGACATACTTGTTGAGGAGATAGGTATAGATGAAAAAAAGATTGTTGTCGAATTCTCAGGTAACCGTGGATTCCATGTAACAGTATATCTGCAGGATACGGATGAACTGGCTAGAGCGGGCCCGGATGTGAGACGCGAACTAGTAAACTACATCAAGGCCGTTGGCTTGCTAGACGAGATACTAGAACCCTGGAGGGGCCTCAACCTTCGAAAGGGGAGACCGTCTCCAGTACCCCCCAGCATAATACTCGCCGGTGCACGAGGTAGACTAGCTCGCATAATGTATAGACTTGCTGAAGCTAGTGGACGCCGTGACCTGGCACGGCTTCTAGCTGGTCGCGAGCCAATAGACTATGCAGTATATCAGAAGCAATTTGCTGAACTGGAAGTTAGGGCACGTGAACTGTTGGGGGTTGAAATAGACGAACAAGTGACTGTCGATACAAGGCGCTTGATAAGGGCGCCGTGGAGTATTAACGGGAAGACAGGGCTCTTAGTAGTTCCTGTCGAATACACTTCTCTCTATGAGTTCTCTATATCTGAACGCCTATCTCCCTTTACGGATCTAGACCCTATACGCATAGAAGTTATTGCTGACGTACCATCTAATATAACTGTGCTAGGTAACCGTATACGATTACGTAGAGGCGATAAGCCCAGACTGCCAGCACCTGTAGCGGTGTATCTCCTATCAAAGGGTGTAGCCGTAGTAGCCTAG
- a CDS encoding 30S ribosomal protein S27e, whose protein sequence is MVKKLKVLVPQPRSRFLLVRCPVCGNEQVVFSHATFPSRCLVCGAQLVEPTGGKSKITGQVVRVLG, encoded by the coding sequence ATGGTCAAGAAGCTTAAGGTGTTAGTACCCCAGCCCCGGAGCAGGTTCCTCCTAGTACGCTGCCCTGTTTGCGGTAACGAGCAAGTAGTGTTCAGCCACGCTACCTTCCCAAGTCGCTGTCTTGTCTGCGGCGCGCAGCTCGTGGAGCCTACCGGCGGAAAATCAAAGATAACGGGCCAAGTAGTGCGCGTGCTAGGCTAA
- a CDS encoding RNA-protein complex protein Nop10 has product MRWLMRRCAVCGRYTLRRDKCPLCGGDVAVPHPPRFSPEDKYVAYRYRMKMLAGIIHSEESSSEPT; this is encoded by the coding sequence ATGCGCTGGCTTATGAGACGGTGTGCGGTCTGTGGGAGATATACGCTTAGGCGTGACAAGTGTCCATTATGTGGTGGCGACGTGGCCGTTCCGCATCCGCCACGCTTCTCGCCTGAAGACAAGTATGTGGCATACCGGTATCGCATGAAGATGCTTGCCGGAATAATACATAGTGAGGAGAGCAGCTCGGAGCCAACATAG
- a CDS encoding AAA family ATPase has translation MPICHRLIETLTWPGVVLVYGIAGAGKTTLSLEFVRDYCRTRCLFVTTEGLEFIRRAEQMGINTARMIVYEALWYTDLLDLLTRKDIPLYDIVVIDSINSFIRIDAENSYRIVLLLAASLYKVSEDYGVPIIETAQVHSNGEQQYEPVAGRGLSLWTHNVIRLDYLSPGHRRLLVEKPSDTRLELELRISDGGIEWLNC, from the coding sequence ATGGCATTGCTGGCGCTGGCAAAACCACACTTTCACTGGAGTTTGTGAGAGACTACTGCAGGACTAGATGTCTCTTCGTAACAACAGAGGGGCTCGAATTTATCCGGCGTGCCGAGCAAATGGGCATCAATACTGCTAGAATGATTGTATACGAGGCGCTCTGGTACACAGACCTCCTTGACCTCCTTACGCGTAAAGACATACCTCTCTACGACATAGTGGTTATTGACAGCATAAACTCGTTTATCAGAATAGATGCTGAGAACTCCTACCGTATAGTCTTGCTGTTAGCCGCTTCTCTATACAAGGTGAGCGAGGACTACGGTGTACCCATAATTGAGACAGCACAAGTACATAGCAACGGGGAGCAGCAGTACGAGCCGGTAGCTGGCAGAGGGCTCAGCCTATGGACCCATAACGTTATACGTTTGGACTACTTATCCCCAGGCCATCGGAGACTACTTGTAGAGAAGCCAAGCGACACGAGGCTAGAATTGGAACTACGTATTAGCGATGGTGGTATAGAATGGTTGAACTGCTGA
- a CDS encoding 50S ribosomal protein L44e: MRVPKVINTYCPRCKTHTPHSVAIYKHGKRRSLAEGERRYRRKQEGYGSKRKPEQKRFAKVTKKVVLKLKCQKCGYILHRRGIRLKKVELVEVR; this comes from the coding sequence ATGAGGGTTCCAAAGGTCATCAATACCTACTGTCCGCGGTGTAAGACACATACGCCACACTCGGTAGCCATCTACAAGCATGGTAAGAGGCGTAGTCTAGCTGAGGGTGAGCGTAGATACCGTAGAAAGCAGGAAGGTTACGGTAGCAAGAGGAAGCCTGAGCAGAAGCGCTTTGCTAAGGTAACTAAGAAGGTCGTACTGAAGCTTAAGTGTCAAAAATGTGGCTACATACTCCATCGCAGAGGTATTAGGCTAAAGAAGGTTGAGCTCGTGGAGGTGAGGTAA
- a CDS encoding CDP-2,3-bis-(O-geranylgeranyl)-sn-glycerol synthase, whose protein sequence is MVELLSPLHTVLVLLPALVANGSPVLLSYGGTPIDGGRKFLDGRPLLGAGKTWEGLGIGVLYGSIFAVFLASIMCSYTLLKGGIAAALGALLGDMFAAFIKRRIGLERGAPAPVLDQLDFYAGALISLYIVDIIVDPYVAAVFAPIVLTLHRLTNMAANRLKLKPVPW, encoded by the coding sequence ATGGTTGAACTGCTGAGTCCCCTCCATACAGTTCTTGTGCTTCTTCCTGCACTCGTTGCCAACGGTTCTCCAGTCTTATTGAGCTATGGAGGCACACCTATAGATGGCGGGCGGAAATTCCTAGACGGTAGACCTCTGCTTGGTGCTGGCAAGACATGGGAAGGACTTGGTATAGGTGTACTCTATGGCTCTATATTCGCGGTGTTCCTAGCATCTATTATGTGCTCATACACACTACTAAAAGGTGGAATCGCTGCCGCACTCGGTGCTCTTCTAGGGGATATGTTTGCTGCCTTCATAAAGAGGAGGATAGGCCTAGAAAGGGGAGCCCCTGCCCCGGTACTTGACCAGCTAGACTTCTACGCCGGCGCACTGATATCGCTGTACATCGTAGATATCATTGTCGATCCATATGTTGCAGCTGTATTCGCACCAATAGTACTTACGCTTCACAGACTGACTAATATGGCTGCAAACCGATTGAAGCTAAAGCCTGTTCCTTGGTGA
- a CDS encoding translation initiation factor IF-2 subunit alpha — translation MPMRRKELPDVGELVVATVREVYDYGAYLNLDEYGGLEAYLPWSEVASRWVRSIHDVVKPGQKIVVKVIRVNRRRKQVDVSLKRVNDNERRRKMMEWKRAQKAEKILEIVAEKLGKTLDQAYEEVGWKLEEAYGELMAAFEEAAIRGESVLREAGVPEEWIEPLLEEIRRHVEVKRVKIGGVIMARSFAGDGVERIKEVLLSVKEAILASSKDIKVRLYTIGAPRYKLELDAYDYKTLEKALEKGLEIGEAKAKKLGVEFNFTRERH, via the coding sequence GTGCCCATGAGAAGAAAGGAGCTACCAGATGTTGGCGAACTTGTGGTAGCAACAGTGCGTGAAGTATACGATTATGGCGCTTACCTCAACTTGGATGAGTATGGTGGCCTTGAAGCTTACCTGCCATGGAGCGAAGTAGCCTCTCGCTGGGTCCGCAGTATTCACGACGTAGTTAAGCCTGGGCAGAAGATAGTTGTCAAAGTTATCAGGGTTAATAGGCGTCGCAAACAAGTTGATGTATCGCTAAAACGTGTCAATGACAATGAGCGACGTCGTAAGATGATGGAGTGGAAGAGGGCTCAGAAGGCTGAGAAGATACTCGAGATAGTAGCTGAGAAGTTGGGGAAGACACTAGACCAAGCATACGAGGAGGTTGGATGGAAGCTAGAAGAAGCCTATGGTGAGCTTATGGCTGCCTTTGAAGAGGCAGCGATACGCGGCGAGAGTGTGCTACGTGAAGCGGGTGTGCCTGAGGAATGGATAGAACCGCTCCTCGAGGAGATTAGGCGCCACGTGGAAGTTAAGAGAGTTAAGATAGGCGGCGTCATAATGGCTAGGAGCTTTGCTGGTGATGGTGTTGAGCGAATCAAGGAGGTTCTCCTAAGTGTCAAGGAGGCTATCCTAGCTAGCTCTAAGGACATAAAGGTTAGGCTATACACAATTGGCGCGCCGCGCTACAAGCTGGAGCTGGACGCGTACGACTACAAGACGCTAGAGAAGGCTCTAGAAAAGGGCCTAGAGATTGGAGAGGCTAAAGCAAAGAAGCTTGGCGTAGAGTTTAACTTCACACGGGAGCGGCACTAA
- the pcn gene encoding proliferating cell nuclear antigen (pcna), with protein MAKLKIVFFDARVWRYLVSAISKVIEEGVFVVDPEEGLMFRAMDPSHVIMLDMRFPRDSFEEFDVEQRTELGVNLEDVAKILRRASKEDRLEITADEDSISFAFIGKSYRKFTLPLLDITAEQLPEPQLEFKANIKVMSDVYRDTIKDVELIGDVIRFVASSDEFKVASSSELGEAEIIYTRESGSLIDLVVEDMQQASYTLEYFSDLSGASRVADTITIQFSTDMPALVEHELPQGAKFSFLIAPRVE; from the coding sequence GTGGCTAAGTTGAAAATAGTGTTCTTTGATGCCCGTGTATGGAGGTATCTTGTCTCAGCAATATCTAAGGTCATAGAGGAGGGTGTGTTCGTTGTAGACCCCGAGGAGGGGTTAATGTTTAGAGCTATGGACCCCTCTCACGTCATAATGTTAGATATGAGGTTTCCGCGAGATTCATTCGAGGAGTTTGATGTAGAACAGCGCACTGAGCTTGGCGTGAACCTCGAGGATGTTGCCAAGATATTGCGACGTGCAAGTAAGGAGGATCGCCTTGAGATAACCGCTGACGAGGATTCCATATCGTTCGCGTTCATAGGGAAGAGCTACCGGAAGTTTACGCTTCCGTTACTCGATATCACGGCAGAGCAGCTTCCAGAGCCCCAATTAGAGTTTAAGGCTAACATTAAGGTTATGAGTGATGTCTACCGCGATACGATAAAGGATGTGGAACTTATCGGTGACGTGATAAGGTTTGTGGCGAGTAGCGATGAATTTAAGGTGGCCTCTTCGAGTGAACTAGGTGAGGCAGAGATAATCTATACACGTGAGAGCGGCAGCCTCATAGACCTTGTGGTCGAGGATATGCAACAGGCTAGCTATACTCTGGAGTACTTTAGTGACCTCTCGGGGGCGTCTCGCGTAGCAGATACAATAACGATACAGTTCAGCACAGATATGCCAGCACTAGTAGAGCACGAGCTACCTCAAGGAGCCAAGTTTAGTTTCCTCATAGCCCCGAGGGTAGAGTAA